The Drosophila subpulchrella strain 33 F10 #4 breed RU33 chromosome 4, RU_Dsub_v1.1 Primary Assembly, whole genome shotgun sequence genome has a window encoding:
- the LOC119557904 gene encoding 40S ribosomal protein S3a, whose amino-acid sequence MAVGKNKGLSKGGKKGGKKKVVDPFSRKDWYDVKAPNMFQTRQIGKTLVNRTQGQRIASDYLKGRVFEVSLADLQKDIDPERSFRKFRLIAEDVQDRNVLCNFHGMDLTTDKYRSMVKKWQTLIEAIVEAKTVDGYLLRVFCIGFTAKDQQSQRKTCYAQQSQVRKIRSRMTDIITNEVSGADLKQLVNKLALDSIAKDIEKSCQRIYPLHDVYIRKVKVLKKPRFDVSKLLELHGDGGGKSVDAVVSTEGAVIDRPEGYEPPVQEAV is encoded by the exons ATGGCAGTCGGCAAAAATAAAGGTCTTTCCAAGGGTGGCAAGAAGGGCGGTAAAAAGAAGGTGGTGGACCCGTTTTCCCGCAAGGACTGGTACGATGTGAAAGCCCCGAATATGTTCCAAACCCGTCAAATCGGTAAAACGCTCGTGAACCGCACCCAGGGCCAAAGAATAGCGTCTGACTATTTAAAGGGTCGCGTTTTTGAAGTGTCTCTGGCCGATTTGCAAAAGGATATTGATCCGGAACGGTCTTTCCGCAAATTTCGTCTTATTGCCGAAGACGTTCAAGACCGAAATGTGCTGTGCAACTTCCATGGCATGGATCTAACTACAGACAAGTACAG GTCAATGGTTAAAAAGTGGCAAACACTTATTGAAGCTATTGTTGAAGCCAAGACTGTCGATGGTTACCTTCTGCGAGTGTTTTGCATTGGATTCACTGCCAAGGATCAGCAGTCTCAGCGCAAAACATGCTATGCCCAACAGTCGCAGGTCCGCAAGATTCGGTCTCGCATGACTGACATTATTACTAACGAAGTTAGTGGCGCCGATTTGAAGCAGCTTGTTAACAAACTGGCATTGGACTCCATTGCAAAAGATATTGAAAAAAGCTGCCAGCGCATCTATCCATTACACGATGTTTACATTCGTAAAGTCAAGGTATTGAAGAAGCCGCGTTTCGATGTCTCAAAGCTCTTGGAGTTGCATGGTGATGGTGGCGGCAAATCTGTCGATGCCGTCGTTTCCACCGAAGGAGCTGTAATTGACCGCCCCGAAGGTTATGAGCCTCCAGTGCAGGAAGCCGTCTAA